From a single Athene noctua chromosome 2, bAthNoc1.hap1.1, whole genome shotgun sequence genomic region:
- the IRX4 gene encoding iroquois-class homeodomain protein IRX-4 isoform X1, which yields MCFCCHVCQPWSPHITGSLCTMSYPQFGYPYSSAPQFLMSTNSLTTCCESSGRTLAETGAAASAQTPVYCPVYESRLLATARHELNSAAALGVYGSPYAGPQGYGNYVTYGTEAPAFYSLNSLEAKDGSGSAHAGIAPAAAYYPYDHTLSQYQYDRYGTMDGGTRRKNATRETTSTLKAWLQEHRKNPYPTKGEKIMLAIITKMTLTQVSTWFANARRRLKKENKMTWPPRNKCSDEKRPYEEEEEEEEEEGSQEEAMKSGKAEEPTGKEEKELELSDLEDLDAAESESSECELRRPFPHPLPHPLPGGSHPPRAAEPPAKMPPPPAATAGGGEEEEEEEEAGGAAAERARSCLKTAAAECGPDLLGTRQRGCESKMCFQQGQQLLEAKPRIWSLAHTATSLNQAEYPSCMLKRQGGSAPAALPAPVGVIDRHQDSPVTNLRNWVDGVFHDPLFRHSTLNQALGNTTVSWATTKGAILETGALGRAVGNGANVLKGQLSNLAHHDSNKEFLAFPKSGSKMFCS from the exons ATGTGTTTCTGCTGTCACGTTTGCCAGCCTTGGAGCCCACAT ATAACTGGGAGCCTCTGTACCATGTCATATCCTCAGTTTGGCTACCCTTACTCCTCTGCACCCCAG TTCCTGATGAGCACCAACTCCCTGACGACCTGCTGCGAGTCCAGCGGGCGGACGCTGGCCGAGACGGGGGCAGCCGCCTCCGCCCAGACCCCCGTCTATTGCCCGGTGTACGAGAGCCGCCTGCTCGCCACCGCCCGCCACGAACTCAACTCCGCCGCCGCCCTGGGGGTCTACGGCAGCCCCTACGCCGGCCCCCAGGGCTATGGAAACTACGTGACCTACGGCACTGAGGCTCCCGCCTTCTACTCCTTG AACAGTTTGGAGGCGAAGGATGGGAGCGGGTCTGCGCATGCGGGCATCGCCCCGGCGGCTGCCTACTACCCCTACGATCACACCCTCAGCCAGTACCAGTACGACAG GTACGGCACCATGGACGGCGGGACGCGGAGGAAAAACGCCACCCGGGAGACAACCAGCACCCTCAAGGCCTGGCTGCAGGAGCACCGCAAGAACCCCTACCCCACCAAGGGCGAGAAGATCATGCTGGCCATCATCACCAAGATGACCCTCACCCAGGTCTCCACCTGGTTCGCCAACGCCCGCCGGCGGCTCAAGAAGGAGAACAAGATGACCTGGCCCCCGCGGAACAAGTGCTCGGACGAGAAGCGGCCctacgaggaagaggaggaggaggaggaggaggagggttcgCAGGAAGAGGCGATGAAGAGCGGGAAAGCCGAGG AGCCCACgggcaaggaggagaaggagctggagctCAGCGACCTGGAGGACTTGGACGCCGCCGAGTCGGAGAGCTCGGAGTGCGAGCTGAGGCGGCCCTTCCCGCACCCGCTCCCGCACCCGCTCCCAGGCGGCAGCCACCCGCCGCGGGCCGCCGAGCCCCCCGCCAAgatgccgccgccgccggctgccACCGCCGgcggaggggaggaggaggaggaggaggaagaggcggggggggcggcggcggagcgggcgcggAGCTGCCTGAAGACGGCGGCGGCGGAGTGCGGCCCCGACCTGCTGGGCACCCGGCAGCGCGGCTGCGAGTCCAAGATGTGCTTCcagcaggggcagcagctgctggaggcgAAGCCCCGGATCTGGTCCCTAGCGCACACAGCCACCTCCCTCAACCAGGCCGAGTACCCCTCCTGCATGCTGAAACGGCAGGGGGGCTcggcccccgccgccctgcccgccccggtCGGTGTCATTGACAGGCACCAGGATTCGCCGGTCACCAACCTCAGGAACTGGGTGGACGGGGTCTTCCACGACCCCCTCTTCAGGCACAGTACTTTGAACCAAGCCCTGGGCAACACGACAGTTTCCTGGGCTACCACCAAAGGAGCCATTCTGGAAACGGGCGCCTTGGGACGCGCCGTGGGGAATGGCGCCAACGTGCTCAAGGGGCAGCTCTCAAACTTGGCCCACCATGACTCAAACAAAGAGTTTCTGGCGTTTCCCAAATCAggaagcaaaatgttttgttccTAA
- the IRX4 gene encoding iroquois-class homeodomain protein IRX-4 isoform X2 has protein sequence MSYPQFGYPYSSAPQFLMSTNSLTTCCESSGRTLAETGAAASAQTPVYCPVYESRLLATARHELNSAAALGVYGSPYAGPQGYGNYVTYGTEAPAFYSLNSLEAKDGSGSAHAGIAPAAAYYPYDHTLSQYQYDRYGTMDGGTRRKNATRETTSTLKAWLQEHRKNPYPTKGEKIMLAIITKMTLTQVSTWFANARRRLKKENKMTWPPRNKCSDEKRPYEEEEEEEEEEGSQEEAMKSGKAEEPTGKEEKELELSDLEDLDAAESESSECELRRPFPHPLPHPLPGGSHPPRAAEPPAKMPPPPAATAGGGEEEEEEEEAGGAAAERARSCLKTAAAECGPDLLGTRQRGCESKMCFQQGQQLLEAKPRIWSLAHTATSLNQAEYPSCMLKRQGGSAPAALPAPVGVIDRHQDSPVTNLRNWVDGVFHDPLFRHSTLNQALGNTTVSWATTKGAILETGALGRAVGNGANVLKGQLSNLAHHDSNKEFLAFPKSGSKMFCS, from the exons ATGTCATATCCTCAGTTTGGCTACCCTTACTCCTCTGCACCCCAG TTCCTGATGAGCACCAACTCCCTGACGACCTGCTGCGAGTCCAGCGGGCGGACGCTGGCCGAGACGGGGGCAGCCGCCTCCGCCCAGACCCCCGTCTATTGCCCGGTGTACGAGAGCCGCCTGCTCGCCACCGCCCGCCACGAACTCAACTCCGCCGCCGCCCTGGGGGTCTACGGCAGCCCCTACGCCGGCCCCCAGGGCTATGGAAACTACGTGACCTACGGCACTGAGGCTCCCGCCTTCTACTCCTTG AACAGTTTGGAGGCGAAGGATGGGAGCGGGTCTGCGCATGCGGGCATCGCCCCGGCGGCTGCCTACTACCCCTACGATCACACCCTCAGCCAGTACCAGTACGACAG GTACGGCACCATGGACGGCGGGACGCGGAGGAAAAACGCCACCCGGGAGACAACCAGCACCCTCAAGGCCTGGCTGCAGGAGCACCGCAAGAACCCCTACCCCACCAAGGGCGAGAAGATCATGCTGGCCATCATCACCAAGATGACCCTCACCCAGGTCTCCACCTGGTTCGCCAACGCCCGCCGGCGGCTCAAGAAGGAGAACAAGATGACCTGGCCCCCGCGGAACAAGTGCTCGGACGAGAAGCGGCCctacgaggaagaggaggaggaggaggaggaggagggttcgCAGGAAGAGGCGATGAAGAGCGGGAAAGCCGAGG AGCCCACgggcaaggaggagaaggagctggagctCAGCGACCTGGAGGACTTGGACGCCGCCGAGTCGGAGAGCTCGGAGTGCGAGCTGAGGCGGCCCTTCCCGCACCCGCTCCCGCACCCGCTCCCAGGCGGCAGCCACCCGCCGCGGGCCGCCGAGCCCCCCGCCAAgatgccgccgccgccggctgccACCGCCGgcggaggggaggaggaggaggaggaggaagaggcggggggggcggcggcggagcgggcgcggAGCTGCCTGAAGACGGCGGCGGCGGAGTGCGGCCCCGACCTGCTGGGCACCCGGCAGCGCGGCTGCGAGTCCAAGATGTGCTTCcagcaggggcagcagctgctggaggcgAAGCCCCGGATCTGGTCCCTAGCGCACACAGCCACCTCCCTCAACCAGGCCGAGTACCCCTCCTGCATGCTGAAACGGCAGGGGGGCTcggcccccgccgccctgcccgccccggtCGGTGTCATTGACAGGCACCAGGATTCGCCGGTCACCAACCTCAGGAACTGGGTGGACGGGGTCTTCCACGACCCCCTCTTCAGGCACAGTACTTTGAACCAAGCCCTGGGCAACACGACAGTTTCCTGGGCTACCACCAAAGGAGCCATTCTGGAAACGGGCGCCTTGGGACGCGCCGTGGGGAATGGCGCCAACGTGCTCAAGGGGCAGCTCTCAAACTTGGCCCACCATGACTCAAACAAAGAGTTTCTGGCGTTTCCCAAATCAggaagcaaaatgttttgttccTAA
- the IRX4 gene encoding iroquois-class homeodomain protein IRX-4 isoform X3, whose protein sequence is MSTNSLTTCCESSGRTLAETGAAASAQTPVYCPVYESRLLATARHELNSAAALGVYGSPYAGPQGYGNYVTYGTEAPAFYSLNSLEAKDGSGSAHAGIAPAAAYYPYDHTLSQYQYDRYGTMDGGTRRKNATRETTSTLKAWLQEHRKNPYPTKGEKIMLAIITKMTLTQVSTWFANARRRLKKENKMTWPPRNKCSDEKRPYEEEEEEEEEEGSQEEAMKSGKAEEPTGKEEKELELSDLEDLDAAESESSECELRRPFPHPLPHPLPGGSHPPRAAEPPAKMPPPPAATAGGGEEEEEEEEAGGAAAERARSCLKTAAAECGPDLLGTRQRGCESKMCFQQGQQLLEAKPRIWSLAHTATSLNQAEYPSCMLKRQGGSAPAALPAPVGVIDRHQDSPVTNLRNWVDGVFHDPLFRHSTLNQALGNTTVSWATTKGAILETGALGRAVGNGANVLKGQLSNLAHHDSNKEFLAFPKSGSKMFCS, encoded by the exons ATGAGCACCAACTCCCTGACGACCTGCTGCGAGTCCAGCGGGCGGACGCTGGCCGAGACGGGGGCAGCCGCCTCCGCCCAGACCCCCGTCTATTGCCCGGTGTACGAGAGCCGCCTGCTCGCCACCGCCCGCCACGAACTCAACTCCGCCGCCGCCCTGGGGGTCTACGGCAGCCCCTACGCCGGCCCCCAGGGCTATGGAAACTACGTGACCTACGGCACTGAGGCTCCCGCCTTCTACTCCTTG AACAGTTTGGAGGCGAAGGATGGGAGCGGGTCTGCGCATGCGGGCATCGCCCCGGCGGCTGCCTACTACCCCTACGATCACACCCTCAGCCAGTACCAGTACGACAG GTACGGCACCATGGACGGCGGGACGCGGAGGAAAAACGCCACCCGGGAGACAACCAGCACCCTCAAGGCCTGGCTGCAGGAGCACCGCAAGAACCCCTACCCCACCAAGGGCGAGAAGATCATGCTGGCCATCATCACCAAGATGACCCTCACCCAGGTCTCCACCTGGTTCGCCAACGCCCGCCGGCGGCTCAAGAAGGAGAACAAGATGACCTGGCCCCCGCGGAACAAGTGCTCGGACGAGAAGCGGCCctacgaggaagaggaggaggaggaggaggaggagggttcgCAGGAAGAGGCGATGAAGAGCGGGAAAGCCGAGG AGCCCACgggcaaggaggagaaggagctggagctCAGCGACCTGGAGGACTTGGACGCCGCCGAGTCGGAGAGCTCGGAGTGCGAGCTGAGGCGGCCCTTCCCGCACCCGCTCCCGCACCCGCTCCCAGGCGGCAGCCACCCGCCGCGGGCCGCCGAGCCCCCCGCCAAgatgccgccgccgccggctgccACCGCCGgcggaggggaggaggaggaggaggaggaagaggcggggggggcggcggcggagcgggcgcggAGCTGCCTGAAGACGGCGGCGGCGGAGTGCGGCCCCGACCTGCTGGGCACCCGGCAGCGCGGCTGCGAGTCCAAGATGTGCTTCcagcaggggcagcagctgctggaggcgAAGCCCCGGATCTGGTCCCTAGCGCACACAGCCACCTCCCTCAACCAGGCCGAGTACCCCTCCTGCATGCTGAAACGGCAGGGGGGCTcggcccccgccgccctgcccgccccggtCGGTGTCATTGACAGGCACCAGGATTCGCCGGTCACCAACCTCAGGAACTGGGTGGACGGGGTCTTCCACGACCCCCTCTTCAGGCACAGTACTTTGAACCAAGCCCTGGGCAACACGACAGTTTCCTGGGCTACCACCAAAGGAGCCATTCTGGAAACGGGCGCCTTGGGACGCGCCGTGGGGAATGGCGCCAACGTGCTCAAGGGGCAGCTCTCAAACTTGGCCCACCATGACTCAAACAAAGAGTTTCTGGCGTTTCCCAAATCAggaagcaaaatgttttgttccTAA